In uncultured Fibrobacter sp., the following proteins share a genomic window:
- a CDS encoding MlaD family protein, whose protein sequence is MNEKDPRETFNTFHLRFTQVSTLVLDDPVKVNGVKLGKVVSIELSGHRVVVTIRLRTDVKIPKDSEIRVQNIGIMGERQIGIILGDEENYFAPGDTITGQFDAGIAEAIGLAGELCDSTKILLESVKHALNQTIVNPDFQERFKTLLVKAEKLEDRAITMLNTTDPQLKKSLEGLNQVVVKVNELLDGVKPPIDNMFANTDKVMGNADKLIGELEGVTNHLDELIVKVQTKIESKDNTVGILLNDRTLHDDLVKTVHSADSLVRVILHDGLDINVDFF, encoded by the coding sequence TTGAACGAGAAGGATCCCCGCGAAACATTTAACACGTTCCATTTGCGCTTTACCCAGGTGAGCACTCTGGTGTTGGACGACCCTGTAAAGGTAAACGGTGTAAAGCTCGGTAAGGTTGTGTCCATTGAACTGTCGGGACACCGCGTGGTGGTGACTATCCGCTTGCGGACCGACGTGAAGATTCCGAAGGATTCCGAAATCCGTGTACAGAACATCGGTATCATGGGTGAACGCCAGATCGGAATTATCCTGGGTGACGAGGAAAACTACTTCGCACCGGGCGATACCATCACGGGTCAGTTCGATGCGGGTATTGCCGAAGCGATTGGCCTTGCGGGTGAACTGTGCGACAGTACCAAGATTCTTCTGGAATCGGTAAAGCACGCCCTGAACCAGACGATTGTGAATCCCGATTTCCAGGAACGCTTCAAGACGCTGCTTGTGAAGGCTGAAAAACTCGAAGACCGTGCCATAACCATGCTGAATACGACCGACCCGCAGTTAAAGAAGAGCCTGGAAGGACTGAACCAGGTGGTGGTGAAGGTGAACGAGCTGCTAGACGGAGTCAAGCCGCCTATCGACAATATGTTTGCGAATACGGACAAGGTGATGGGGAATGCCGACAAGCTGATTGGCGAACTTGAAGGCGTAACCAACCATCTGGACGAGCTGATTGTCAAGGTTCAGACGAAAATCGAATCCAAGGACAATACGGTGGGAATTTTGCTGAACGATCGAACCTTGCATGATGATTTGGTGAAGACGGTGCATTCGGCGGACAGCCTGGTGCGCGTTATTCTGCATGATGGTCTTGATATCAACGTGGATTTTTTCTGA
- a CDS encoding HPr family phosphocarrier protein: MIEKTLVVTNKLGIHARPAGMIVDITGQAKSDISIVFEGSKANAKSILNVMMLAIPAGSEVKFEIDGEDEESVASQLESLFNDHFNEEPC, translated from the coding sequence ATGATTGAAAAAACACTGGTGGTAACGAACAAGTTGGGTATTCACGCTCGACCGGCCGGTATGATAGTTGATATTACCGGACAGGCGAAGAGCGACATCTCGATTGTTTTCGAGGGCTCGAAAGCGAATGCCAAGAGCATTTTGAACGTGATGATGCTTGCTATTCCGGCAGGCTCCGAGGTCAAGTTCGAAATTGACGGCGAAGACGAAGAAAGTGTAGCTTCACAGTTGGAAAGTCTGTTTAATGACCACTTCAACGAAGAACCCTGCTAG
- the ptsP gene encoding phosphoenolpyruvate--protein phosphotransferase, which produces MTTSTKNPASKKKAPARMALKGVPASPGFAMGRVFPVINRKISVVEETLPESRLADEEQLFLKAVHKTIKEVTQIKEISESRTGMKDSLIFATHLMILQDPELINGVLDKIKKDHKNVRWAVHVVLGAYIDRFEQIDSPAMRDKAADLRDVYNRLMAAMEDSGPVLEDVAQEDGVILVGHELLPSLLMSIKPGQVAGFAMDTGGRTSHVAILARSLQIPLVSGLRNFAALVQSGDTIIVDGSSGQVVINPTQDDVKEFYARQDVFERQRRELFTMRQLEPMTRDGKYITLHANIELPSESEKVTDFGATGIGLYRSEFLFLRNEAPTQDEQRDAYRYILETMSPCPVTIRTLDAGGDKLVSGITAVNESNPFMGWRSIRVCLDREDIFCTQLKALLLANTKGNLRLLLPMISGMAELRRARACIEKCHKELVAEGHNVAKVKMGVMIEVPAAVMIVDKLAKEVDFFSIGTNDLIQFTLAVDRTNELITDMFQPHHPAVLSMIYQTVQAAHREGIPVAVCGEMSADPMSVLLLVGLGVDELSMTPWSVMSTKKIIRSINFEDVRDSALTVLQMEDAESVNAYMHGKYAQTIRDLGISSFVGQVDGSKKIKN; this is translated from the coding sequence ATGACCACTTCAACGAAGAACCCTGCTAGTAAGAAAAAGGCTCCCGCCCGCATGGCTTTGAAGGGCGTGCCTGCGTCTCCTGGCTTTGCCATGGGGCGCGTTTTCCCGGTGATTAACCGAAAGATTTCGGTGGTCGAGGAAACACTTCCGGAAAGTCGACTTGCAGACGAGGAACAGCTTTTTCTGAAGGCTGTCCACAAGACGATTAAGGAAGTCACGCAGATTAAGGAAATTTCAGAAAGTCGTACAGGGATGAAGGACAGCCTCATCTTTGCGACGCACTTGATGATTCTACAGGATCCCGAGCTTATAAATGGGGTCCTAGACAAGATTAAGAAAGATCATAAGAATGTTCGTTGGGCGGTTCATGTTGTCCTGGGGGCATACATCGATCGCTTTGAGCAGATTGATTCGCCGGCGATGCGTGACAAGGCGGCGGACCTGAGGGATGTCTACAACCGTCTGATGGCGGCAATGGAAGACTCCGGACCTGTATTGGAGGATGTGGCTCAGGAAGATGGCGTCATCCTTGTGGGTCACGAACTTTTGCCGAGTCTCTTGATGTCCATTAAGCCTGGCCAGGTGGCTGGTTTTGCGATGGATACCGGTGGCCGAACAAGCCACGTGGCGATTCTTGCACGCTCGTTGCAGATTCCGCTCGTGTCGGGTCTCCGTAATTTTGCGGCCCTGGTGCAGTCGGGCGACACGATTATCGTGGACGGTTCCAGTGGACAGGTTGTCATCAATCCGACTCAGGACGATGTCAAGGAATTTTATGCCCGTCAGGATGTGTTCGAAAGGCAACGACGCGAACTGTTTACGATGCGTCAGCTGGAGCCGATGACCCGTGACGGTAAGTACATTACCCTACATGCAAACATCGAACTTCCGTCGGAATCGGAGAAGGTGACGGATTTTGGTGCTACCGGTATCGGTCTTTATCGTTCGGAATTCTTGTTCCTTCGTAACGAAGCTCCGACTCAGGATGAACAGCGCGATGCCTACCGCTACATTCTTGAAACGATGTCACCGTGCCCGGTGACGATCCGTACCTTGGATGCCGGTGGCGATAAGCTTGTAAGCGGCATTACCGCGGTGAACGAGTCAAACCCCTTTATGGGCTGGCGCTCGATTCGCGTATGCCTGGACCGCGAAGATATTTTCTGTACCCAGTTGAAGGCCTTGTTGCTGGCGAACACCAAGGGCAACCTGCGCCTTTTGCTCCCGATGATTTCGGGAATGGCGGAACTTCGCCGTGCAAGGGCCTGCATTGAAAAGTGCCATAAGGAATTGGTGGCCGAAGGGCATAATGTAGCTAAGGTGAAAATGGGCGTGATGATAGAAGTGCCCGCCGCCGTGATGATTGTAGACAAACTAGCGAAAGAAGTCGATTTCTTTAGCATCGGCACCAACGACTTGATTCAGTTTACCCTGGCTGTAGACCGCACGAACGAGTTGATTACCGATATGTTCCAGCCGCACCATCCGGCAGTGCTTAGCATGATTTACCAGACAGTCCAGGCGGCTCACCGCGAGGGGATTCCCGTGGCGGTCTGTGGCGAAATGAGTGCGGACCCGATGAGTGTGCTGCTCCTGGTGGGGCTTGGGGTCGATGAACTTTCGATGACTCCCTGGAGCGTGATGTCTACAAAGAAGATTATTCGTTCGATCAACTTTGAAGATGTTCGTGATTCTGCCTTGACGGTACTCCAGATGGAAGATGCGGAAAGCGTGAATGCCTATATGCACGGAAAGTACGCTCAGACGATTAGGGATCTGGGAATATCGAGCTTTGTGGGTCAGGTGGACGGTAGCAAGAAGATTAAGAATTAA
- a CDS encoding lytic transglycosylase domain-containing protein produces the protein MCRIVCLVVFLSVFALADSLSTVPAAPKAPQGDSVAAPENPRPTLSTDSLIATMPLTPPDPYAADEQILPAHFQDMVVRYSRLKSLSEDQSQPKNVREFARAAQFFYREEWDSAYAAYDILRGRDTLLDGAVILRMATAKFKLGEFPQMRSALSAYKNYENDASFDRAASRLRIEAAMADSTLSDHAHADSLKAFVEKYPKSDDAAALRFRYAQYLEQFKQMKDAKRIYLKLLTSSSNYKDSAFAAIRRLRKVRGAPETLEEKVAYAKMACAKDNAGECLVLLDSIHVLDSMLVSLSPEAVLPPPEDSLQKNLPPSSLDMATRINLWEKRAVTLRTLKREDESIKQFKFLLDSVEARPLWMQSILRLYRNNALRYEKEIRKMDAALQDASQYSKENANNLWVKGFEYEQKENYDSAIVCYRTLSHKRFKNNVKRQWAKFRIGFVLFKQEKWNEAVDAFIDASKEPFLWSGSGARMFLGDAYMKLGKDSLAREAYLDCIRDFPLAYYAHRSRLKLVEYKLMAEKDVPYAHGVLMAPEQTLAWVRASQKVGKPDTSYNADRYKRIRTLFQYGFSEQAFALYDEARKKNAKRLDFLYEYGKLFYEMGETAAGYRLARQFQNNIDRRRLMTPPIDVLHYLYPIPYRDQVKFHSGERIDPFFVYSVMRQESIFNFEIMSPAGACGLLQIMPATGKMLAGKEGLENFEPMQLFNAYMNIRLGIRYLVDLKAEYNDDYMYVLGNYNAGPKPTKRWQTAGEGKPWDIRAEEISYWETRDYVKRVMGNYWIYQEIYDGI, from the coding sequence ATGTGTAGAATTGTTTGTTTGGTGGTATTTCTGAGTGTCTTCGCCTTGGCGGATTCGCTTTCGACGGTACCTGCAGCACCAAAGGCCCCGCAGGGCGATTCTGTTGCGGCTCCCGAGAATCCGCGTCCGACCCTTTCGACGGACAGCCTGATTGCGACGATGCCCTTGACGCCTCCCGATCCGTATGCTGCTGACGAACAGATTCTTCCGGCTCACTTTCAGGATATGGTGGTGCGTTACAGTCGGTTGAAATCGCTGAGTGAAGATCAGTCCCAACCGAAGAATGTTCGCGAATTTGCACGTGCCGCCCAGTTTTTTTATAGGGAAGAGTGGGATAGCGCTTATGCCGCGTACGATATTTTGCGTGGACGCGATACCTTGTTGGACGGAGCCGTCATTCTCCGTATGGCAACCGCCAAGTTCAAGCTCGGTGAATTCCCGCAGATGCGTTCTGCTCTTTCCGCCTATAAGAATTATGAAAATGACGCATCCTTCGATAGGGCTGCATCGCGGCTGAGAATCGAGGCCGCCATGGCGGATTCTACGCTAAGCGATCACGCCCATGCGGATTCGCTGAAGGCTTTCGTGGAAAAGTATCCGAAGTCTGACGACGCTGCGGCTCTTCGGTTCCGTTATGCGCAGTACTTGGAACAGTTCAAGCAGATGAAGGATGCGAAGCGCATTTACCTGAAGCTGCTTACGAGTTCTTCGAATTATAAGGATTCCGCTTTTGCCGCTATCCGGAGACTCCGCAAGGTGCGTGGAGCCCCCGAAACTCTGGAAGAAAAGGTGGCGTATGCCAAGATGGCCTGCGCAAAGGACAATGCCGGCGAATGCCTTGTCCTGCTGGATTCCATTCATGTCCTGGATTCGATGCTGGTGTCGCTTTCACCAGAAGCGGTTCTTCCCCCGCCCGAAGATTCCTTGCAGAAAAATTTGCCGCCTTCTTCGCTGGATATGGCGACCCGCATCAACCTGTGGGAAAAACGCGCCGTGACGCTCCGTACCTTGAAGCGCGAGGATGAATCGATTAAGCAGTTTAAGTTCCTTCTGGATTCCGTGGAAGCGCGTCCTTTGTGGATGCAGTCGATTCTGCGCTTGTACCGCAACAATGCGCTGCGTTACGAAAAGGAAATCCGCAAGATGGATGCCGCCTTGCAGGATGCGAGCCAGTACAGCAAGGAAAATGCGAACAACCTTTGGGTGAAAGGCTTTGAGTACGAGCAGAAGGAAAACTACGACAGCGCCATCGTTTGTTACAGGACGCTTTCGCACAAGCGCTTCAAGAATAACGTCAAGAGACAGTGGGCGAAGTTCCGCATCGGTTTTGTTTTGTTTAAGCAGGAAAAGTGGAACGAGGCGGTAGATGCGTTTATCGATGCGTCCAAGGAACCGTTCCTGTGGAGTGGAAGTGGCGCTCGAATGTTCCTGGGCGATGCCTACATGAAGCTCGGCAAGGATTCGCTTGCCCGCGAAGCTTACCTTGACTGTATCCGCGATTTCCCGCTGGCCTACTATGCGCACCGCAGCCGCCTAAAGCTGGTGGAATACAAGTTGATGGCCGAAAAGGATGTTCCCTATGCGCATGGGGTGCTGATGGCGCCGGAGCAGACGCTCGCTTGGGTGCGTGCCTCGCAGAAGGTGGGAAAGCCCGATACGAGCTACAATGCGGATCGTTACAAGAGAATCCGCACGTTGTTCCAGTACGGTTTCAGCGAACAGGCTTTTGCGCTTTACGACGAGGCTCGCAAGAAGAACGCGAAACGCCTAGATTTCTTGTATGAGTACGGCAAGTTGTTCTACGAAATGGGTGAGACCGCTGCGGGGTACCGCCTTGCTCGTCAGTTCCAGAACAATATCGATCGTCGCCGCCTGATGACTCCGCCCATTGACGTGCTGCATTACCTTTACCCGATCCCCTACAGGGACCAGGTCAAGTTCCATTCGGGTGAACGCATCGACCCGTTCTTCGTGTACAGCGTGATGCGCCAGGAGTCAATTTTCAACTTCGAAATCATGTCGCCGGCAGGTGCTTGCGGACTTTTGCAGATTATGCCCGCGACGGGCAAGATGCTCGCCGGCAAGGAAGGCCTCGAAAATTTCGAACCGATGCAACTCTTTAACGCCTACATGAACATCCGTCTGGGAATTCGCTACTTGGTTGACTTGAAGGCCGAATACAACGACGACTATATGTACGTTCTCGGAAACTACAATGCCGGCCCCAAGCCTACTAAGCGCTGGCAGACTGCTGGCGAGGGCAAACCCTGGGATATCCGTGCCGAAGAAATCAGCTACTGGGAAACCCGTGACTACGTGAAACGCGTCATGGGAAATTACTGGATTTACCAGGAAATCTACGACGGAATTTAG
- a CDS encoding EamA family transporter, with amino-acid sequence MLFLLLTIVPAFLFACGNILEKSGVSTVGKRTGGTSRPWEFFKGVITNKFWWLGIGCSGLATLGYYIAMARYDLSQVQPMMVLNPVLTALMGFCILKETLTKRIVVAICFVVAGLLYSVESMGQSTAVQNIGMLWAYAGGLSAVTLVAHLWVKDREMVDSLIMGVGFGLSAAFYKSLAMDFDLDHIELSSIASLLMDFRTLGYIATYGIAFLYSQVSFSRGRALFIVPFSAAVGAAVPTLAGVLVFSEAFPVGKVISVTLVLVGACLFIVRRSRRKKRS; translated from the coding sequence ATGCTTTTCCTCCTCCTTACAATTGTTCCGGCGTTCCTTTTTGCTTGTGGGAACATTCTCGAAAAATCGGGTGTGTCCACGGTCGGCAAGCGCACGGGTGGAACTTCCAGACCTTGGGAATTTTTCAAGGGCGTGATTACGAATAAGTTCTGGTGGCTGGGAATCGGTTGCTCGGGGCTTGCTACACTGGGCTACTATATTGCCATGGCTCGTTATGACCTTAGTCAGGTGCAGCCGATGATGGTGCTGAATCCGGTGCTTACCGCCTTGATGGGTTTCTGCATCTTGAAGGAGACCTTGACTAAGCGTATTGTTGTCGCCATTTGCTTTGTCGTGGCGGGCCTTCTTTATTCGGTGGAAAGCATGGGCCAATCGACGGCGGTGCAGAATATCGGAATGCTTTGGGCGTATGCGGGTGGACTCAGTGCGGTAACGCTTGTTGCGCACCTCTGGGTCAAGGATCGCGAAATGGTGGACTCCCTGATTATGGGCGTTGGCTTTGGACTTTCGGCGGCGTTCTACAAGAGCCTCGCGATGGACTTTGACTTGGACCATATCGAGCTTTCGTCCATCGCGAGTTTGCTAATGGATTTCAGGACTCTCGGATACATTGCGACTTATGGAATTGCCTTCCTGTATTCGCAGGTGTCGTTCTCCCGTGGGCGCGCTCTGTTCATTGTTCCGTTTAGCGCTGCTGTCGGTGCCGCTGTGCCGACTTTGGCCGGTGTTCTCGTCTTTTCGGAAGCATTCCCTGTGGGCAAGGTGATTTCGGTGACCCTGGTGCTGGTTGGCGCCTGTCTGTTTATTGTACGTAGGTCGCGCCGAAAAAAACGTTCCTAG
- a CDS encoding CotH kinase family protein — protein MYYCLLLLLVLGLSACSDDSSSSSNDVSDITEVSSASEDSVPENEPGLPFVGGNVVISEIDPINIVYEDHEGGDAGWIELYNKSSDTVDLSGMALTDSLARPFKWKFGNVKIAPDSYLLVFMSGKDVPDYVYPHDSLDLIGPGCWTWTDAQNDPPGYSYADPLPGQKKNCFKDKEQRQFGAVMKLGENEDLGWSSIAVFVGTGNSDPSDVLDMAATNELLVHAFITKDRKVSLRLTQPDIDDWKGYEMILTGTGDSSTVYRLPLPIGKTFPDLKNIYGTRMSPEANESQEVTVKVFSYIARNRGHEPHAGFRLSEKGARLYLVNADTTLADSVEYPEIPVGKTWNLGSLADGTTGFGFALPSPYGQVKSSVMESRSPAVDTLAEFPPSGFYAAPFEVKIPRNHSVRCVVGGIAPTEGPTETALVQIKSSATIRCASFVPGALPGEELVRTYIIGEKPKLPAVFLTADPNSLFDPDSGIYMEGPNAQEKEPHYGANYWQDKEIPVFVELTESESELPAFSKRAGLKIFGNYSRQNAKKSVAVTFREKYGDKRLHYSLFPEFPELNKFKVFLLRNNGSNFGQDYIRDRLASSVSEGLGVDYQRGRFAVVYYNGEYYGIHSIRERSTEYYFETHYGLDPDEIDLLKADNSVSAGSATDYVALMDWLETHHLKSDKDYDYVKSQIDVDNLMNYMQVELYSNNRDWPSNNLKKWRGTNPKTLWKWFLYDMDFGMGNNFSQYTNNIFEFALAENGETWPNGPESTLLFRRMFENADFKATFINRMTALLQMNFESSRVLARIKNMMAEIESEIPRDQKRWKLNASRMENQLKSIKDFAQKRPEVLYQELREYFELGESAPLTLTVQGSGTILVHGLPLDRSTMTIPFFENFPVTLTASPSAGGVWKGWSDGVKEASRTVVPGEISELKAIFK, from the coding sequence ATGTACTATTGTTTGTTGTTGCTGTTGGTTTTAGGACTTTCGGCTTGTTCCGATGATTCGTCCAGTTCATCGAATGATGTTTCCGATATTACCGAAGTCAGTTCTGCTTCGGAAGATAGTGTGCCGGAAAATGAGCCGGGGCTTCCTTTTGTAGGGGGCAACGTGGTGATTTCGGAAATTGATCCGATTAACATCGTTTACGAAGATCATGAAGGGGGTGATGCGGGGTGGATTGAACTCTATAACAAGTCTTCCGATACGGTAGACCTTTCGGGGATGGCGCTTACGGATTCGCTTGCACGCCCGTTCAAGTGGAAATTCGGCAATGTAAAGATTGCTCCGGATTCGTACTTGTTGGTCTTTATGTCGGGAAAAGATGTTCCTGATTATGTTTACCCGCACGATTCGCTTGACCTGATTGGTCCTGGCTGCTGGACTTGGACCGACGCGCAGAATGATCCACCAGGTTATAGTTATGCGGACCCCTTGCCCGGTCAAAAGAAAAACTGTTTTAAGGATAAGGAACAACGTCAATTTGGTGCCGTCATGAAGTTGGGAGAAAATGAAGACCTTGGCTGGTCTTCAATTGCCGTGTTTGTAGGAACAGGAAATAGCGATCCGAGTGACGTCCTCGATATGGCGGCGACTAACGAGCTCCTGGTTCACGCCTTCATTACTAAGGACCGCAAAGTTTCGCTTAGGCTTACGCAGCCTGATATCGATGACTGGAAAGGGTACGAGATGATTCTAACGGGGACGGGAGATTCTTCTACGGTGTACCGGTTGCCTCTTCCGATCGGGAAGACTTTTCCGGACCTTAAGAATATTTACGGAACGCGCATGAGTCCGGAAGCAAATGAGTCGCAGGAGGTGACGGTCAAGGTTTTCAGCTACATTGCTCGAAACCGGGGACATGAACCGCATGCGGGTTTCAGACTTTCGGAGAAGGGGGCTCGACTGTATCTGGTAAATGCCGATACGACTCTTGCGGATTCGGTGGAGTATCCCGAGATTCCAGTAGGAAAGACTTGGAATTTGGGATCCCTGGCCGATGGAACGACCGGATTTGGATTTGCCTTGCCGTCTCCTTACGGTCAGGTGAAATCGTCCGTGATGGAGAGCCGTTCCCCTGCGGTTGATACGTTGGCCGAATTCCCGCCGTCTGGTTTTTATGCGGCTCCTTTTGAAGTGAAAATTCCGCGGAATCATTCGGTTCGTTGTGTTGTTGGCGGAATTGCCCCTACGGAAGGTCCTACGGAAACGGCTCTTGTGCAGATAAAATCTTCTGCGACGATTCGCTGCGCCTCTTTCGTGCCGGGGGCACTTCCGGGTGAAGAGTTGGTTCGCACCTACATTATTGGTGAAAAGCCGAAATTGCCAGCTGTATTCCTGACGGCGGATCCGAATTCACTCTTTGACCCTGATTCGGGAATTTACATGGAAGGCCCTAACGCTCAGGAGAAGGAACCTCATTATGGAGCGAATTATTGGCAGGATAAGGAAATTCCCGTGTTTGTGGAATTGACGGAATCGGAGTCCGAATTGCCTGCATTTTCTAAGCGGGCGGGACTCAAGATATTTGGAAATTACAGTCGTCAGAATGCCAAGAAGTCCGTCGCGGTTACTTTCCGCGAAAAGTATGGTGACAAGCGCCTGCACTACAGCCTTTTCCCCGAGTTTCCGGAACTGAACAAGTTCAAGGTGTTCCTGCTGCGCAACAATGGAAGCAACTTCGGACAGGACTACATTCGCGACCGCCTTGCCAGTTCTGTTAGCGAGGGGCTCGGTGTCGATTACCAACGCGGAAGGTTCGCGGTTGTGTATTACAACGGGGAGTATTATGGCATCCATAGCATTCGTGAACGTTCGACGGAGTACTATTTCGAGACGCATTACGGGCTTGATCCTGACGAAATCGATTTGCTCAAGGCGGACAATTCCGTGTCGGCGGGGTCTGCGACTGACTATGTAGCCCTGATGGATTGGCTGGAAACGCATCACCTGAAGAGCGACAAGGACTACGATTACGTGAAGTCGCAAATCGATGTGGATAACTTGATGAACTATATGCAGGTGGAACTTTATTCCAATAATCGTGACTGGCCGAGCAACAACCTAAAAAAATGGCGCGGCACAAATCCGAAAACATTGTGGAAGTGGTTCTTGTACGATATGGATTTTGGAATGGGAAACAACTTTAGCCAGTATACGAACAACATATTTGAGTTCGCGTTGGCGGAAAATGGCGAAACTTGGCCTAACGGGCCTGAAAGCACTTTGTTGTTTAGGCGAATGTTCGAAAATGCCGATTTCAAGGCCACTTTTATCAATCGTATGACAGCGCTTCTCCAGATGAATTTCGAAAGTTCCCGAGTCCTTGCTCGAATTAAGAACATGATGGCTGAAATCGAATCCGAAATTCCCCGAGACCAGAAACGCTGGAAACTGAATGCGTCTAGGATGGAAAATCAGCTGAAGTCGATCAAGGACTTCGCCCAAAAGCGTCCGGAGGTCTTGTATCAGGAACTTCGCGAGTATTTTGAACTAGGCGAGTCTGCTCCGTTGACCTTGACGGTTCAGGGATCGGGGACGATTCTTGTACACGGCTTGCCTCTAGATCGGTCTACGATGACAATCCCGTTCTTTGAAAATTTCCCGGTCACCTTGACTGCATCGCCTTCGGCTGGGGGTGTGTGGAAGGGGTGGAGCGACGGGGTGAAGGAAGCCTCGCGGACTGTTGTGCCCGGTGAAATAAGCGAATTAAAAGCGATTTTTAAGTAG
- a CDS encoding nucleotide sugar dehydrogenase — protein sequence MSYNTKILCIGAGYVGGPTMTVIADKCPDVKVTVVDINQSRIDAWNSDNLPIFEPGLDDVVKRARGRNLFFSTDIPAAIKEADIIFVSVNTPTKTFGHGAGKASDLQYWEKTARNILEIADEGKIIVEKSTLPVRTAAAMERILNSNDKGLHFEVLSNPEFLAEGTAINDLFEPDRVLIGSHQTESGLAACQKLVDVYAHWVPRDRILTTNLWSSELTKLTANAFLAQRISSINSISALCEKTGADVDEVAYVMGKDRRIGSKFLKASIGFGGSCFKKDILNLVYLCGYYGLPEVAAYWESVVKINEWQTHRVVDRMLETMFNTIAGKKIAVFGFAFKANTGDTRESPANLVVRDLLAEHALPVVTDPKAIPDAKRDLKDVLDQVQFEEDPYKAAEGAHAVVVCTEWKCFAELDWNRIYKGMAKPAFVFDGRNILDADALKKIGFEVSSIGKGKAE from the coding sequence ATGAGTTACAATACTAAGATTCTTTGCATTGGCGCGGGCTATGTCGGTGGCCCCACTATGACCGTTATCGCCGACAAGTGCCCCGATGTAAAAGTGACTGTGGTTGATATCAACCAGTCCCGTATTGACGCTTGGAATAGCGACAACCTCCCGATTTTTGAACCCGGCCTCGATGACGTGGTGAAGCGCGCCCGTGGCCGTAACCTCTTCTTTAGCACGGATATCCCTGCTGCCATCAAGGAAGCGGATATCATCTTTGTTTCGGTGAATACGCCGACGAAAACTTTTGGTCATGGTGCCGGTAAGGCCTCCGACTTGCAGTACTGGGAAAAGACGGCCCGCAATATCCTCGAAATTGCCGACGAAGGCAAGATCATTGTGGAAAAGTCCACGCTTCCGGTGCGTACCGCCGCCGCCATGGAACGAATCTTGAACTCTAACGACAAGGGACTGCACTTCGAAGTGCTTTCCAACCCGGAATTCCTCGCCGAAGGAACCGCCATTAACGACCTTTTTGAACCGGACCGCGTGCTCATCGGTAGCCACCAGACGGAATCGGGCCTTGCCGCCTGCCAGAAGCTGGTCGACGTTTATGCACACTGGGTGCCGCGTGACCGCATCCTCACGACAAACCTCTGGAGTTCCGAACTGACGAAGCTCACCGCGAACGCCTTCCTGGCCCAGCGCATCAGCTCTATTAACTCGATTAGCGCCCTTTGCGAAAAGACGGGTGCCGATGTGGACGAAGTTGCCTACGTGATGGGCAAGGACCGTCGTATCGGTTCCAAGTTCCTCAAGGCCTCTATCGGCTTTGGCGGTTCTTGCTTCAAGAAAGATATTTTGAACCTCGTGTACCTGTGTGGCTACTATGGTCTCCCTGAAGTGGCCGCCTACTGGGAATCGGTGGTGAAAATCAATGAATGGCAGACCCACCGTGTGGTGGACCGTATGCTCGAGACCATGTTCAACACGATTGCAGGTAAGAAGATTGCCGTGTTCGGTTTCGCCTTCAAGGCCAATACCGGTGACACTCGCGAAAGCCCGGCAAACCTGGTTGTGCGTGACTTGCTCGCCGAACATGCACTGCCGGTCGTAACCGATCCGAAGGCTATTCCTGATGCCAAGCGCGATTTGAAGGACGTGCTTGACCAGGTTCAGTTCGAGGAGGATCCGTACAAGGCTGCCGAAGGAGCTCATGCAGTGGTAGTCTGCACGGAATGGAAGTGCTTTGCGGAACTCGATTGGAACCGTATTTACAAGGGCATGGCAAAGCCTGCCTTCGTATTCGACGGACGCAATATCCTGGATGCAGACGCTTTGAAGAAGATCGGTTTCGAAGTGTCTAGCATAGGCAAGGGAAAAGCGGAGTAG